TCATTTCCTAGGGCCACTGCCCCAAGGTACCCCGAAGAGGACCTAGTAAAACAACAGGAATTTGTCCTCTCGTGTCCTGGAGGCTGGCTGTGGGAATGCAGGGTTTCCTCCTCGCCTCCGTCCCTGGTCTCTGAAAGCTCTGAGGGCAGCTCTCCCTCGTCTCTTGCCGTGTTCTTTGCCTTCACGGGCCGCTGGccatcttctctctgtgcagctcTGGGTTTCTTCACTGCTTTTATGAGGATACCACTCATAGTGGTTTAGGACACCCTCCTGCAGCCTGACCTCCCAGGAACTGATAACATCTTTAAAGatcttatttccaaacaaggtcacttTCACAGGCACCAGGGATCAGACCTCAATGTATCTTTGCGGGATAGGggatacaattcaatccacaacatGTGATTTTACATCTGTGGGGGAAAtccaagaagaaaaaaagtcCTAGTCCTTGTACCAGGAATAATTAAACTGCTTCTGAGTTCATGGGCGCAGTGATTCAGCTAGCCCTCTCGGACTAGCCGCTGGAAAGCTTCAGACGCGGCCCGGGAGATGACTACCACCAAGGGCCCAGGGCTTCACGGGAGGTTCTTCATGCGCCAAATTCTCTTTCAGCTCCGTCGTACTTTACAAACAATTCTGGCGTCTCTAATGGCTTTGTTTGGAAGTATTTATTTTGTGTGGTTCAATGATATCTTTTAAAGCCACCTGCAACCCTTTAAAAATGTTGTTGCTATTTTAGTTACGTGCCGTCTAGTAAGTCCCACCTCGTAGCGACTGCATACACCTTAGAAAGAAATGCtgtctggtcctatgccatcctctcagtcatttgatcccattgttgtctatcaatccatctcctttaaaaaaaaaatcattgtatcgggggcccatacagctcttattacattcgatacatacatccattatcaagcacatttggacttgttgccaccatcaattttcaaaacattttctttctacttgagcccttggtatcagctcattttcaccctccatcctccaagaacccttgataatttataagttttttcatatcttacactgactgatgtctcccttcacctacttttctgctgtccgtcccccagggagggggtaatatgtagatcattgtgattggttgcccctttctcccccaccttccccttcccctcctggtatcactactctcattattggtcctgaggggtttatctgttctggattccctgtgtttccagctcttatctgtgtccatggacatgctctgctctagctgaatttgtgaggtaaaattgggatcatgatagtgggtgggggagggaacattaaagaactagaggaaagttctatgtttcctctgtgctatactgcatcctgactggctcatctcttccttgtgacccttctgtaagggaatgtccaattgtctacaggtagcCTTTGGGTCtctacaccccctcattcacattaatatgattttttgtttgggatctttgatacctgatacctgatcctatcaatacctcatgaacacacaggcaggtgtgcttcttccatgtggactttgttgcttctgagctagatggctacttttttgtcttcaagcctttaagaccccagacaccatatctttggtagccaggcaccatcagctttcttcaccacattttctatgtacccattttgtcttcagtgatcatgttgggaaggtgagcttcacagaataccaggttactagaacaaaccgttcttgcattgagggagtacttgagtagaggcccagtatctgtctgttaccttaatacttaacatatatgtatatagatctatttttcctatcagtatatatatatttacatatgtccatgcctgtatttagacctctataaatatcctttgcctcctagttctttcctctatttccttttactttcctcttgtcccactgtcctgTTTAACCTTCATtcgagtttcagtaattcttctccattacattgaacttgatcaagtcctaccaggtatcctacaccctcctgaccactgattttagatcacttggtgttcccttgtcccttggtttgttaaccccCACTTCCTtgccctgcctcccctctcccatatccccccagaaccactggtcctgttgttttcccctccagattgtttaacccgcctatcttatctagatagacattcagagacagtaataagcacaaaaacaaggcagagcaaaacaaaacaacaaaagaaaacccccaaaccaaacaaccacacaaaagaaaagcctataaagagttccaggtctgttgaCCTATAGGCCTGTTTTTCGATTGAGTTTGATGGAgtgtcatgccctggcctcaaagtctatttttggtattcctggggacttcattgctttgctctctttgctgctctgttacacACCCTTAGCATTACACCCCAGTGTGTTagtgtcagattgggcacaatttccacactgtgcctCAAAATGTTGTCCCTTGGGTCATTGAGGGACAttttgtctcgtggtggggctggccctatagtCCTCTTTGCATTGGcatctctgagcaggaatatcatcctcagttcCTCAGTGCTTGGTGGGcttggatgtgttccactctctctccttcccccttggtttgctcctgtgtgttctgatcagatgcgccctctccctgagctgtagcttcagtgctgtcttctgaagtgtatTCATCTGTGAGGCAAAGGggagtgtccacatagttggaattggggctggcccgcacagtccatctccttaaggagCCTCCTCTGTTTGCTGAGCCTCTACTttaagcatgaagtcctttttccagagactggtctctcctgataacatgttcaaagtatgtgatacaaagtctcaccatcctctctttTAAGAAGTAACCCTGTCTATACGTTTCTAACACTGATTTacctattcttctggcagtccgtggtacattCAGTATTATTTGCCAACACCGTAATCCAAAAgcaccagttcttctttggtcttccttattcattgtctagctttcgcaTGTGTGTGAGGtgactaaaaataccatggctcgggttagGTGCATCTTGGGCCTCAAAGttccatctttgctttttaacactaaagttgtgtgcagcaggtttgcccaaagCAATTCATCAATTGATTTCTTAACTctggcttccatgagctttgattgtggattcaagtaaaatgaaatccttgacagagtCAATCGTTCTTCATTTATCGCGCTGCTGATTGGCTCAGGTGCGCGGATGTCCCTACCGAAGGGCGTAGTCTCTGCATCAGGAAGTGTGGCAAGCCCCGTTCCCTCTCAGCAGGCGGTGGTGCCATTTGCACAGCACCGGCTGTGGATgagtctccctccaatcctggtgtcacgttcttcttcatgcggtccaacccactgccaccaagtctgtATTGGCTCACAGCAGCCTTgtttaaggtttccaaggctgtctatctttacaggagcacacagccttatctttctcacaaggagtaGCTAGTTGATTCGAACTGCCAAGGTTGTGGTTGGCAACCCAACACTCACCCAACAGCATAGCCAGGGGTTCTTCACACAgggcagcttctcagatgattttctcagcatacagactgaataaccatagtcaaaggatacaaccctgacacacgatTTTCCTGATTTCATGCCATGCGGTATCCCCCTCTTCTGTTCTGCCCAGACTGACTCTTGGCCTGTGGAAGGGTTctttccacacgagcacaattgtttctggaattcccattcttcacaatgttatccatttgcttatttaattaaacataggtaaacatctttctggtattgtttTCAACTAATTTCATGTGATGACATCACTAATGATATTTCTTGTTCCAACTCCTtttctaaatccagcctgaattgCTGACAGTTTCCCGTCAATGTACTGTTAtggccattttaaaattatctttggcAAAATTTGGCTTGTGTgtgttattaatgatattatgtgatcatttatatataatgttgGACCTTTTTTTAGAATAGGCACAACTATGAACTCTTCTACTTAGTTGGCCAGacaccttccaaatttcttggcatagatgagtgacccCGTTTCTCATGGCATTCATTGGTTGAAACATTCTGATTGGTGTTCCATggattcctggagcctggtttttgcCAATTCCTTCAGTGtaccttggacttctttcttcagaacctcttgatcatatgttacatcctgaaatggttgaatttcaATCAGTTCTTTTTGATACGATGACTGTGTATACTATACTTTTGTGATGTTTtctgtattgttcaatattttccccacagaATTCTTCAATAATATAACTCaacatttgagtttttctttagttctttcatccTGAGAAGTGCCGATCATATTCTTCCACTTTGGTTTTCTAATGATAAATTAGAACATTTTGCACATTTTGttgtaatattttgctttgtcatttCCAAGCCACCCTTTGATATCTTCTGTTTGACTCTTTGaattcatcgtttcttccatttgcattagctactctatgttcaagagcaagttacggagtctcttctgaaattcattttgatcttttttaatgactttttattttctttatatatgatgttcttgatgccatcccacaaaCCATCTGGGCTTCAGTCATGAGTGTTCAATGCATCTAGTCTATTCTTGAGTTGGTCTCTAAATTATGGTGGTGTCTATTCAAGGctgtactttggctctcatgggcttcttttaatttgtttcagcttatttcgatttttttttcaaatgtgctGCTTTTAATGGAAGCTGTGTACAAGATATTTCACTCTTGCATCTTCTCAAGTGATTCTTCCTTGTATTTGCCCTTTTCCTTTCCGACTTGGCGAGATTTGGCTTTCCGCTCCAGGATCTTTTTGCGGTCTTTGTCCAGTTTTAACCTCGTAATCACCACCTTGCTGGGGTGAATGCCCACATGGACAGTGGTGCCGTTAGCTTTATCTCGCTGCACCCGCTCAATGTAGATGACGTACTTCTTCCGGTAAACCTGGACCACTTTGCCAACCTGCTGACCTTTGTAGTGCCCTCGCACAACCTGAACTTCATCATCCTTGCGGATAGGCATGGACCGAACATTGTATTTCTGTCTCAGTTCCTTGGAAAGCGGGGAAGACATAATCTTCCTGCGAACGTGGGAAGGAGCATTGAAATGCCTTTTCCGGTTTTTGCTCCGGTCCGAAGTCACAAAGGGATTGAACTTCATTTTGGCGGCTACTCCTTCAGCGATGGCCCCAAAAGGGAAAAgcttattttgattttttaacctgaacttgcatgtgaATAATTGATGATTTGCTTCACACTCAGTCCCTAGCATTGATATCAAACTTCTCCATGGTCTTTGTCCACAGATTTGGTGTATTTTTCCACAATTTGATTCATGTGCATTCCAGCTGTCAAAGTCCATGTGAAAAGTTGTTAAGTTGTTGAAATAGGTATTTCCAAGTGCCAGATCATTGGttctgcaaaattctatcatgcaaactTTTGCACTTTTTAAATCATAATCTAAAACACTACTGTATATAAATAAAGttcaaggttggcacaaaaaacatTTACTTGATGACCAACCTAGTGATTTGTGGTTTGAACCAGCCaggaccacagaagaaaggtctgaagatctgcttttgtaaaaatgacatgcaaCATTGCCTAAACTATTATGTCcctggagcaggtctactctatgACACGTGGAATCTCtgagagtcagaactgattccacaGCAATGAGTTAATGGACATACAAATTAACACATTCTTCATGGGCACATCTACCAAATCTACAGAGGTAGATAAGAttaaggagagagaggggaaaagaatAAGGAGAGTCTCGAGCTACAAAGGACCAGGTGAAGGAACTAAGTGTCTCTGGTccggagaaaacaaaaacaaagacgtGAACAaatttgttccaactcatagagaccatatgtagggtttctgacgcTTTAAAACTTTATGAAagcaatagcctcatctttctccctgtgagtggcttgtgggttttaaccaccaaccttgcagttagcagtttaatgcttacctgacagcatgaCCAGGCCTCCTTGGTGGACGAATAACCATTCCAGATGTTATTCAAGGACAGGAGTAAGTTTATTCTTAGCTCTCCAAATAATACAATTAGAGATATGATGGCCGTTTCCAAAGAAGCTGTTGACTACTTAGAACTGTTCGATGGGGAGGGATTGGACCCCACGAAATGATGAGTTCCTTAACACAAGAAGGTTCAAGTAGATCTCACTTTACCCCCTACATGGTGTATGGTGGACACATTTTGATTCCTTCATCAAATCTCATCCTTCCTTTGTAAGAGTTCCTTCAACTTTTACTGAAGAGGTCGATGGTCAATGCAAGCAGTCATGCTATTATCTTTCTTCCATTCCTACCAGAGTGGATCAGATCTCTGCCTTCAAGTCAACTTCTGTCTTTTGAACCAATCAACGAACTACTGCAGCCAGAGAGGGGCCAGGACGGGAATACAGCTCTGGTGCCAGATTCTGAGCTGTGACAACCTAAAGCCATGAACAAGCCTGAGGTTTGGAGGTGCAAACCTCAGCGCCATCAGAAGCTGGGCTGCCAAGGTACAGAGAGAAGCAGAGACAAATCAGTGCAGAGTGAGGGGGGCTGCCTGATGACGTTCTTCTCTGGGGAGAGCTACACTTCCTTCCTCCTGTGACATTTCTCAGCTCTGAACAATGGCGCGTGCACTGAAACCGGTCTGAGGAAGCTGCATTCCAGTAATCCCAGACTAGCACCAACGAGAATTCCCGCATGGAATATGAGGCGGGCACAGCCCTTTCCGATTTCCCGAAACACGGGCTGATCGTTAGGTTTCTCTGAGGATGCTTCCCGGACTCCACCCTAAAGATTTTGATGTTGTGGCAAGAGGTCTTCTCCagggaatattttctttctttctttcttttttttaggtattaaatagcaaagatgtcactttaatttGGACTGGTCTCAAGtcaagtactttttaaaaaaaaaaacacgttttattaggggctcatacaactcttatcacaatccatacatatacatacatcaattgtataaagcacatccgtacattccttgtcccaatcattctcaaagtatttgctctccacttaagccctttgcatcaggtcctcttttttttcccctccctccccgctcccccttccctcatgtgcccttggtaatttatacatcgttattttgtcctatcttgccctatccggagtctctccaGGGAATATTTTCAAAAGCCACTCCCCTCCCTGGCCGCCAACCCCCAAACACCTTGACTTTGATATTGAACTAGCTTGGAAACCACTAGATAGGTTATCGATCTAGGGTCTTAGTCCCTTTAACGTTTCCAAACTTCTGTTCAGAAGTTGGCACGAAGCAGTCATCCACACTATAATATTCCTGCAGGAAGAAAACAACTTTTAAACACATCCACCATGAATTCAGACAGGATTCTGAGAAAAAGGTAGCGCGCCCCTGCCACCTTCCATGGGTATCGAATCTCCAGGTCAATTATTAGCAAGTAAATATTGATCAGCATATACAGCATGGGCAGTTTCCCAGGCTGCTGGGCAAAGCTATTTTACCATTTGAATCAGTGACCTAGATAAGGGAATGGGAGCTGTCTACTAAATATATTGATGATATCAAAGAGGGAAGAGCATTTAGACTATGCATTGTTAGGGGACTCCCCTCCCAGTTGGTTGTTAttagttgctatcaagttgaccTGGGCGTGGTGACCCCTCACTCACTGTCAcggattcaattccaactcagagtgactcccATGGGACATGGTGGAACCGCCCCTGGGGGTTTTCGAGGCTGTttaccaggagtagaaagtcttgtctttctcccttggaacagctagtggttatgaactgctgaccttgagttcggCATCCTAATTCATAACCACCTCACCATCCGGGCTCCCATGGTGATTCCAGGTAGAACGAACTGCCACCTGGCCCAGTGCCATCGTCATGATTACTGTCATGCTTCAATCCACTGATACCTTCCAACCGAGGGGGACTCATGTTCCAGCACGATGTCAAACAATACTCTTGATGTATAAGGTTCTCAATGTGGCTAATTTTTGACTATCTTCTTAatttgccttagtctggaaggtccCTGAGCCTGCCCACCACCTGTCTTATCAGTTTTCTATGCTGAAGTAGCATATATGTTATCATCATACCGGAGGCtatgccactagtatttcaaGTATGAACAGGGTCACTCTCCCCTATGGGTGCTAGGACACATGTAGGGCTTTGTCCTGACATGACATCAAAGAAGAAATGTCCTCCAGCTCCACAGGAGGGACAAAATCCTGGACTCATCCTGCTTCCTCAGCCACCAGAAACCTGGAAGAAACCAATTGCTGGCCCAGTTTTCTAAGGCTGACATGACAGAGTACGCAATCTGCATGCCTTGAAAGCACATGTCTGGAAACTAGTGACTCACATCTGAGTCTCAGCCATATTGATTTCTTCTGGGGCCCTTGAGAGAAGAACTTCACACGTTTCTCTCCGTGTTTCTGGTGGCTGCCAGCAATCACTGCTTATGGCTGTGTCTGCCTCTGCCCTCCCATGTCATCTTCTGTGTTTGTTCTTCTCACCCACAAGACACTCAGTGAAAGGGAGTAGGCGTAGGACCCACGCTGCTCCAATCTGATGCTTTGCATCACTGAAAACATCTGCCAAGAAAACCCCTCTTGCTCAAGTGAGttcgcttccccccccccccccccccgggcaggGGCTTGCACTTCCAGGCATCTTTTTGGAGGACACTGTTCAGTCCCTTACAACAGTATTTGTGAAGAACTGCCCGAAGAATAAGCAGTTCTTCCAGAGTAATGGTTGTAAACTTATCAGGCATCCGTTTCTGTTCACAAGCTATCCTTGGTTCGGAGGAGTACTTTAGATAGTTACTACTTACCTGTTCCACAGCTCTGGGCTGCCTGTCTGCTGCTCCAGCAGTTAGTTCCACGCGCCTTCTCCAGGTGCGTCCTGCTGCGCAGTCTCCTGCACGCAGCTGGCCTGCCTCTCCCGAGCAAGGTCACAGGCTCCTTCTGAATACTCCAAAGCACAGAAGACACTGCTACTGAGTGTCTGAAGATGTGGGGAGAACATGAGGGAATTGAactgtgaaaaagaaaaaaaaaagacaagttaAAAACTGGCAACCAGATGTCCCACTCTAGAGTCCCTGACCAGCCCACCACATCCTTCATCCCCTTCTCACTTTCATCCCCACCTGCCACCAGGGAGTCCTCCCTTTATCTCTCAGAGTCTAGGGGAAGGGGACCCTCGACTGTCCCCAGTTGAATACCTGTTTATATcataataagtttttaaaaatcattttattaggggctcatacaactcttattacaatccatccatacatcaattgtgtaaagcacatttgtacatgtattgccCTCAGATAATAAGTTTTCTGTAATGACTTTAATTCCAAGTCAAAGGAAGATGCATTTTAATACAAACTGTTCAGATTCTTGTGTCGTGAACCTCTTCATGTGATCTGAACTCTAGGAAAAATGAACTCTAGAGCCCCCTGGGAAGAGTTTTTCCTCACATTAAAGAGCTCTTTTATGATGCAGAGAATAGTATCACCAATTTTCTAGCCACACACCTGACTTTAGAAAACACTGGTAAATGTAGAAGACAAAGATCCAGGTGTCTAGTGCAGTGGAAATATCTTGGACTTTGAAACATTACATCTATACCTATTACTTCTATTCTTGGAAGAGAGCCATGCTCTCTGCTTTTCCAGGTATGAGGTGTCAGCTAGCTTTGTCCTAGAGCTTGGGGTGGGCTGGGTGCAGGTTGCCCAAATCCCTCTTGCTAATTCCtctccaagcaggaaacaagTCAGTGTCCCGGCCAGCCTTCATTTCTGTTTCTGCAGTTGTTTGAGGCCTCTCACAACGAGTCTTCTTGGGGGCCTATTTCATGGAGGAAAAAAACTTACTGCAGGCCTGAGAATTCCCAGACCCTACTAGAGAGCAGGGCAGTGCTCTGTGGAAAATGTGGGGCTAGAGCCGTGTTCTGCTGTGTACAAATTGCTTGACTTTGGAAAGTTACCTAAATTCTCTGAACTTCTGTAGTACCTCCAATCATGGTGAGAATAAAGAAACGGTTTGGTAGATACTGAGGCAAGCTTTGGGGCTTTTCTGGAGACCGGGAGCAATGCCTAAATCACACTTAGTGTAGAAACAGAGAGCGGAGTCACAGCAATTAGGAAGTGCAGGGACTAGCTCAGCTGATGGAATCAGTACTCTGGGCATCAGGATCCAAGGTGAGTCTCAGATGTTGTAGGCTTAGAGACGTAGGTttcactcaccaccaccaccccagccccTGGACCAGGCACTTCTAGAAGAAATTGTGTCCCTCTCTTTTCTCTGTGGAAGACCCCTAGAAGGAGATCGCTTGATGTTTGATTAAAAATATAGAGCAAACATTGATTGATTTGGTAATATCCTCGTAGAAATGTAAGTACCTGactgtgaagaaaataaaaacccttCCCACTAGCTTGATCAATGGAGAAGAAACCGAAGTTGTCCATGGTTTCACTGTCCTCAGATCAGCAGTCACTGTCACGACAACAGGGGTCTAAGAACCAAAGAACACACTGCGTTGAGCAAATGCGCTACAAGGACCTCTGCAACCTTTCTAAAAGGCCGTCACCTTGATGATGAGTTGtggtgacccaagtcatggtcttttcagCCACCTCGCACGCCTGTGAAAGCTGTGCGTGCCAAAACGGGAGAAAGAAGAATGGATGACAAAGAACACGACCTGTACAGTGGGCTTCCAGACTGAAGAAGCAATCCGTTTTGGAAGAAAGACACGTCGCGTGCTACTTAGGAGTCAGTACAAGGAGACTTGGGTCTTGTTTACTTTGGAGGCATCGTCAGGAAATGCCAATTGCTAGAAAAGAACATCAGTGTGAGCAGCACAAACAAGAGAGGCCCCGGTGAGATGGGGCGACACGAAGCTGCAACGCTCCAGTGTCTGTCCGCCAGTGGGGAGGAAGACGGTACAGGgcggagcagtgtttcattctgccatCCTCTGAGCCAACTCAGCATCACTACCCCGCCTGTGAACTGTAATTCCTTACTGAAGGAGAAAGCCTGTTTTCCTCCCATGAAGTGACTTCTGCTACTTTCTAACTCAGCCGTTCTCAACtgggggtcacaacccctttgggggtcaaacaaccctttcacaggggttgtctaagaccatatttccgatggccttaggaaccgagacatcgCTCCTCTCTCCGCCTCCAGGTGGGccagcccacatgcagatacgcccacatccaCAGTGCCCACAACGTAAGGAACTGTgttcaagggtcgcggcattagaaaggttgagcaccactgttcTCACTGCAGGTCCTGTGGTCAgcggcccacatggaagcaccatGCTGCCGGCGTCACAGCAACGACCAGTAACAGCAAGTAGACAATTACTCTCAAGTCACTGCTATCAGGGAGCCCTAGAAGcgaagtggttacatgttgggctgttaactggaaggacaacagttcaaaaccaccagacaaggctttctcctcccataaacagttagtcttggaaacacacgggGCGGTtgtaccccgtcctatagggttgctatgagtcagcattgattggaTGGCAGAGGGAGTGATGTCcaagggggatgattgacaatgatcTCAAGGTGAACTAcagacatatatatgtacataccctagacacatgaatggatttggggcttacacttaattctagctccagtctaaggacagttagttcttatgacatggccctgcgtgAGGCTCGGCCTTATGAAAAGATCACGGAAGATATGCGTGCTACAGTTGAGTGTGGTGAAAACGAGGTGGTCTCTGACGATCAGAAAGAACCATTTCTGGAGTCTTCCAAGCTTGTTTTCAAACAGCCAGCTAAGTGAAGTGccagctaagttcacatggaagaagcacatccgcCTGTGTGATCCAGGAACTGTAAGTAATATAATCCAAGTCAGAGCTTAATTTATGAACACCTGGTCTGCAGAAGGCTGTGCATGctggtggaagccccaaatccatttgcagggtccccacatggattaagcctctggtgaatcccctctgaccacagtcgaaGGATCtaaccctgttatcagacagagaccattgtaaagtcggttatggcagatgtagttaggtcgaaatgtaatatcttatcatctgAGGTCCCTTTGGAACCATGTTAAGATTTTTCAGTCAAAAAAAATGGGAAGAGAAAATACATGTGGATGAAGCCCCTGGAGAATCCCTTCTGACAATGGACTAAGGATGTAAAcagccttgctaacatgcagactgcattggaaagtggattgttgcagaggcagctaggttaaaattcagcaccctgtcatttg
This genomic stretch from Tenrec ecaudatus isolate mTenEca1 chromosome 14, mTenEca1.hap1, whole genome shotgun sequence harbors:
- the LOC142425460 gene encoding large ribosomal subunit protein uL24-like, which gives rise to MKFNPFVTSDRSKNRKRHFNAPSHVRRKIMSSPLSKELRQKYNVRSMPIRKDDEVQVVRGHYKGQQVGKVVQVYRKKYVIYIERVQRDKANGTTVHVGIHPSKVVITRLKLDKDRKKILERKAKSRQVGKEKGKYKEESLEKMQE